A stretch of Moorena sp. SIOASIH DNA encodes these proteins:
- the proX gene encoding glycine betaine/L-proline ABC transporter substrate-binding protein ProX — protein sequence MKRQVRQLTLGMTLIACLMGSVACESTSSVKKTKVRSAHSNWIEEQFQTEIVNIGLKKLGYEIEKPKEITYPVIYVSVANGDLDYSTINYERGHQEFFDNAGGTKKLERVGVLTPDGIQGYQIDKKTADKYNITNLEQFKDPKIAKLFDTDGNGKANLIGCDPGWFCEVVIDHHLKAYGLEDTVEHTRGQYIVLLVDVMTRYKQGESVLYYAYNPHWISTVLKPTQDVVWLEVPFTSLPESQKNLTEKETSVDGKNLGFAVDRQRIIGNKKFLAANPVAKRWFELVQIPAEDINVESLKIKEGENTPEDIRRHAKEWVENHQELFDSWVEEAKKAGGDSI from the coding sequence ATGAAACGACAAGTAAGACAACTTACGTTAGGAATGACTCTGATCGCTTGCTTAATGGGTTCAGTTGCCTGTGAGTCAACGTCATCTGTAAAAAAAACTAAAGTTCGTTCTGCCCATAGTAACTGGATCGAGGAACAGTTTCAAACCGAGATAGTCAATATTGGTCTCAAAAAACTTGGTTATGAAATCGAAAAACCGAAAGAAATAACCTATCCGGTTATTTATGTATCTGTGGCTAATGGCGACCTAGATTATAGTACTATCAACTATGAAAGAGGACACCAAGAATTTTTTGACAATGCTGGGGGTACCAAAAAGTTAGAGCGAGTTGGAGTTCTTACTCCTGATGGTATACAAGGCTATCAGATTGATAAAAAAACGGCTGATAAATATAATATTACTAACCTGGAACAATTTAAAGACCCAAAAATTGCGAAACTATTTGATACAGACGGCAATGGTAAAGCTAATTTAATCGGTTGTGATCCTGGTTGGTTTTGCGAAGTGGTTATCGATCATCACCTCAAAGCTTACGGATTAGAAGATACGGTTGAACACACTAGAGGACAATACATTGTACTACTCGTCGATGTTATGACTCGCTACAAGCAAGGGGAAAGTGTTTTATATTATGCTTATAATCCTCACTGGATATCTACCGTATTAAAACCGACGCAAGATGTAGTTTGGTTAGAAGTTCCCTTTACTTCTCTTCCGGAATCGCAAAAAAATCTAACCGAAAAAGAAACCTCAGTAGACGGAAAAAATCTCGGATTTGCTGTGGATCGTCAGCGCATTATTGGTAACAAGAAATTTTTGGCGGCTAACCCGGTGGCGAAGCGTTGGTTTGAACTGGTTCAAATTCCGGCTGAGGACATTAATGTTGAAAGCCTAAAGATCAAAGAGGGTGAGAACACTCCAGAAGATATCCGTCGCCATGCTAAAGAGTGGGTTGAAAATCATCAAGAGTTGTTTGATAGCTGGGTAGAAGAGGCAAAAAAGGCAGGAGGGGATTCTATTTAA